A single region of the Malus sylvestris chromosome 8, drMalSylv7.2, whole genome shotgun sequence genome encodes:
- the LOC126631683 gene encoding probable WRKY transcription factor 40 isoform X2 → MDSTWVNTSLGLNLVPFCRANDSRAPATMQQEFEGGYAQLQGNALVKEEAASHHDVLAEELNRVSVENKKLTEMLTALCENYNTLQSQVGELMTTQQQQNKTSDIYRKRKADSEDYNNVIGLISPGTNTDTSSISDDKEYSCKRLKENTNLKISRVYVHTDASDTGLIVNDGYQWRKYGQKVTRDNPSPRAYYKCSFAPSCPVKKKVQKSAENPCLLVATYEGEHNHMYPEKRAEVTLIAPVSPKQNQQLITSPISVLPSVAKISPAPTFLSDDNRISPNSAMCPPETQAPTFQQFLVQQMASSLTKDPNFTSALAAAISGRISGHTMARNGEK, encoded by the exons ATGGACTCAACGTGGGTGAACACTTCTCTCGGCCTTAATCTTGTTCCGTTTTGCCGTGCCAATGATAGTCGAGCTCCTGCCACT ATGCAACAAGAGTTTGAAGGGGGTTATGCTCAACTCCAAGGTAATGCATTGGTGAAAGAAGAG GCAGCTAGTCATCATGATGTGTTGGCTGAAGAGTTGAATAGGGTAAGTGTGGAGAACAAGAAGCTGACTGAGATGCTAACTGCCCTCTGCGAGAATTACAACACTTTGCAATCCCAAGTGGGGGAATTGATGACCACCCAGCAGCAGCAAAACAAAACATCTGATATTTATAGGAAGCGAAAGGCAGACAGTGAAGATTACAACAACGTGATTGGATTAATTAGTCCCGGGACTAATACTGACACCAGTTCCATCAGTGATGATAAAGAGTATTCATGCAAGAGGCTAAAGGAGAACACCAACTTAAAGATTTCCAGGGTTTATGTTCACACCGATGCATCCGATACAGGCCTC ATTGTGAATGATGGATACCAATGGAGGAAATATGGTCAGAAGGTCACAAGAGATAACCCATCTCCTAGGGCTTACTACAAGTGCTCCTTTGCCCCAAGTTGCCCTGTTAAAAAGAAG GTGCAAAAAAGTGCTGAAAATCCATGCCTACTGGTGGCTACATATGAAGGAGAACACAACCACATGTATCCTGAGAAGCGAGCTGAAGTTACACTAATAGCCCCGGTATCTCCAAAACAGAACCAGCAGCTTATTACTAGTCCAATTTCCGTTTTACCATCCGTGGCAAAGATATCTCCGGCTCCAACTTTTTTAAGTGACGATAATCGAATAAGTCCCAATAGTGCCATGTGCCCCCCAGAAACTCAAGCTCCGACGTTCCAACAGtttttggtacaacaaatggcTTCTTCCCTGACCAAAGATCCCAATTTCACATCTGCTCTTGCTGCTGCCATTTCAGGAAGAATTTCAGGCCACACTATGGCCCGAAATGGTGAAAAGTGA
- the LOC126631682 gene encoding CBL-interacting serine/threonine-protein kinase 5-like produces the protein MEERTVLFGKYEVGKLLGKGTFAKVYHGRQIATNESVAIKVISKDQVRKEGMMEQIKREIEVMRLVRHPNVVELKEVMATKTKIFFVMEYVRGGELFAKVAKGKLKEDQARKYFQQLISAVDFCHSRGVSHRDLKPENLLLDENEDLKISDFGLSSLPEQLRNDGLLHTQCGTPAYVAPEVLRKKGYDGSKADIWSCGVVLFVLLAGFLPFQEENLMNMYRKLFKAEFECPPWFSTEAKRLISKMLVSDPEKRITIPAIMRTPWFRKGMKKQEEVTEPTEGVDEKSDGSDSPKFFNAFEFISSMSSGFDLSNLFEKKRKAGSVFTSKCSAAAIMAKIEAAAKGLSFKVAKVKDFKVRMQGPNEGRKGRLSVTAEVFEVAPEVAVVQFTKSSGDTLEYAKFCEEDVRPALKDIVWTWQGDGSGNGNGKVDCDLVQDRLNED, from the coding sequence ATGGAGGAAAGGACAGTGCTTTTCGGGAAGTACGAGGTGGGGAAGCTGCTGGGCAAGGGGACCTTCGCGAAGGTCTACCATGGCAGACAAATCGCGACGAACGAGAGCGTGGCGATTAAGGTGATCAGCAAGGACCAGGTGAGGAAGGAAGGGATGATGGAGCAGATCAAGCGGGAAATCGAAGTGATGCGTTTAGTCCGCCACCCGAACGTCGTGGAGCTGAAAGAAGTCATGGCGACCAAGACCAAGATCTTCTTCGTTATGGAGTACGTCAGGGGCGGCGAGCTCTTCGCTAAGGTGGCGAAGGGGAAGCTGAAGGAGGATCAGGCCCGGAAGTACTTCCAGCAGCTGATCTCCGCCGTCGATTTCTGCCACAGCAGGGGCGTCTCCCACCGCGATTTGAAGCCGGAGAATCTGTTGCTCGACGAAAACGAGGATCTGAAAATCTCCGACTTCGGACTCTCCTCTCTGCCGGAGCAGCTCCGGAACGACGGGCTTCTGCACACCCAGTGTGGGACTCCTGCTTACGTGGCGCCGGAGGTGCTGAGGAAGAAGGGGTACGACGGATCTAAGGCGGATATCTGGTCGTGCGGAGTTGTGCTGTTCGTTTTGCTGGCTGGGTTTCTGCCGTTCCAGGAAGAGAATCTGATGAACATGTACAGGAAGCTTTTCAAGGCGGAGTTTGAATGTCCACCGTGGTTTTCAACGGAGGCGAAGCGGTTGATCTCGAAAATGTTGGTTTCCGACCCGGAGAAGCGAATCACCATTCCGGCGATCATGCGCACGCCGTGGTTTCGCAAGGGGATGAAGAAACAGGAGGAGGTCACGGAACCCACGGAAGGTGTTGATGAAAAGTCCGACGGGAGCGACTCTCCGAAGTTCTTCAATGCATTTGAGTTTATTTCTTCGATGTCGTCCGGGTTTGACTTGTCGAATTTGTTCGAGAAGAAGCGGAAGGCCGGGTCCGTGTTCACGTCCAAGTGCTCGGCTGCGGCGATCATGGCAAAGATCGAGGCGGCGGCAAAGGGGCTGAGCTTTAAAGTGGCGAAAGTGAAGGACTTCAAAGTAAGGATGCAAGGGCCGAATGAAGGGCGAAAAGGGCGGCTTTCGGTGACCGCGGAGGTGTTCGAGGTGGCGCCGGAGGTGGCGGTGGTGCAGTTTACGAAGTCGTCCGGGGATACTTTGGAGTATGCCAAGTTTTGTGAGGAAGATGTTAGGCCAGCATTGAAGGACATTGTATGGACATGGCAAGGTGACGGTAGCGGTAACGGAAACGGGAAAGTCGACTGTGATCTAGTTCAAGACCGATTAAACGAAGATTAA
- the LOC126631683 gene encoding probable WRKY transcription factor 40 isoform X1, translating into MDSTWVNTSLGLNLVPFCRANDSRAPATMQQEFEGGYAQLQGNALVKEEQAASHHDVLAEELNRVSVENKKLTEMLTALCENYNTLQSQVGELMTTQQQQNKTSDIYRKRKADSEDYNNVIGLISPGTNTDTSSISDDKEYSCKRLKENTNLKISRVYVHTDASDTGLIVNDGYQWRKYGQKVTRDNPSPRAYYKCSFAPSCPVKKKVQKSAENPCLLVATYEGEHNHMYPEKRAEVTLIAPVSPKQNQQLITSPISVLPSVAKISPAPTFLSDDNRISPNSAMCPPETQAPTFQQFLVQQMASSLTKDPNFTSALAAAISGRISGHTMARNGEK; encoded by the exons ATGGACTCAACGTGGGTGAACACTTCTCTCGGCCTTAATCTTGTTCCGTTTTGCCGTGCCAATGATAGTCGAGCTCCTGCCACT ATGCAACAAGAGTTTGAAGGGGGTTATGCTCAACTCCAAGGTAATGCATTGGTGAAAGAAGAG CAGGCAGCTAGTCATCATGATGTGTTGGCTGAAGAGTTGAATAGGGTAAGTGTGGAGAACAAGAAGCTGACTGAGATGCTAACTGCCCTCTGCGAGAATTACAACACTTTGCAATCCCAAGTGGGGGAATTGATGACCACCCAGCAGCAGCAAAACAAAACATCTGATATTTATAGGAAGCGAAAGGCAGACAGTGAAGATTACAACAACGTGATTGGATTAATTAGTCCCGGGACTAATACTGACACCAGTTCCATCAGTGATGATAAAGAGTATTCATGCAAGAGGCTAAAGGAGAACACCAACTTAAAGATTTCCAGGGTTTATGTTCACACCGATGCATCCGATACAGGCCTC ATTGTGAATGATGGATACCAATGGAGGAAATATGGTCAGAAGGTCACAAGAGATAACCCATCTCCTAGGGCTTACTACAAGTGCTCCTTTGCCCCAAGTTGCCCTGTTAAAAAGAAG GTGCAAAAAAGTGCTGAAAATCCATGCCTACTGGTGGCTACATATGAAGGAGAACACAACCACATGTATCCTGAGAAGCGAGCTGAAGTTACACTAATAGCCCCGGTATCTCCAAAACAGAACCAGCAGCTTATTACTAGTCCAATTTCCGTTTTACCATCCGTGGCAAAGATATCTCCGGCTCCAACTTTTTTAAGTGACGATAATCGAATAAGTCCCAATAGTGCCATGTGCCCCCCAGAAACTCAAGCTCCGACGTTCCAACAGtttttggtacaacaaatggcTTCTTCCCTGACCAAAGATCCCAATTTCACATCTGCTCTTGCTGCTGCCATTTCAGGAAGAATTTCAGGCCACACTATGGCCCGAAATGGTGAAAAGTGA